One genomic window of Cupriavidus oxalaticus includes the following:
- a CDS encoding cytochrome c, whose translation MSRPTGRHCAAALLPAQWLSRLPWLWLSLALLVAWPARPALAAGAAEAQQVERGRYLARIANCAACHTREGGKPFAGGLPIRTAVGTLHSTNITPDAATGIGAYTLAEFDRALRQGVARDGKRLYPAMPYPSYARMRADDVAALYAYLRAEVAPVAQRNPAPQLRFPYGMRSLLSVWNLLFLDDDPVRTEPARGDPWNRGAYLVQAVAHCGACHTPRGRLFAEQGLDERSRHFLSGASVEGWSATNLTGDQVTGLGAWSRADIAEFLRTGRNGHATSFGPMSVVISTATQYMSPGDLDAVAAYLKSLPGARGEDKPFRPDPATAQQLHQGRFDVPGARQYAVYCMPCHGADGKGFARVFPPLAGNPTVADPDPASLVNLLLDGAVTARVGTAATDYHMPGYGWTLDDQELASVLTFIRRGWGNRAGPVTEADVAARRKALAAQR comes from the coding sequence ATGTCTCGCCCGACCGGGCGGCATTGCGCCGCCGCTTTGCTGCCCGCGCAGTGGCTGTCCCGGCTACCCTGGCTGTGGCTGTCCCTGGCGCTGCTGGTTGCCTGGCCGGCCCGTCCGGCACTGGCCGCGGGCGCCGCCGAGGCGCAGCAGGTCGAACGCGGCCGCTATCTGGCGCGCATCGCCAACTGCGCCGCATGCCATACCCGCGAGGGCGGCAAGCCATTTGCCGGCGGGTTGCCGATCCGCACCGCCGTCGGCACCCTTCACTCGACCAATATCACCCCCGACGCCGCCACCGGCATCGGCGCTTATACGCTGGCGGAGTTCGACCGCGCACTGCGCCAGGGCGTGGCGCGCGACGGCAAGCGCCTGTATCCGGCCATGCCGTACCCGTCCTACGCCCGCATGCGTGCCGACGACGTGGCCGCGCTGTATGCCTACCTGCGCGCGGAAGTCGCGCCCGTGGCGCAGCGCAACCCGGCGCCGCAGCTGCGCTTTCCGTACGGCATGCGCTCGCTGCTGTCGGTCTGGAACCTGCTGTTTCTCGACGACGACCCGGTTCGCACCGAGCCCGCGCGCGGCGACCCGTGGAACCGCGGCGCCTACCTGGTGCAGGCCGTGGCCCACTGCGGAGCCTGCCACACGCCCCGCGGCCGGTTGTTCGCCGAGCAAGGACTGGACGAGCGCAGCCGGCATTTCCTGTCGGGCGCCAGCGTGGAAGGCTGGTCCGCGACCAACCTGACCGGCGACCAGGTCACCGGCCTCGGGGCATGGTCGCGCGCGGACATTGCCGAGTTCCTGCGCACCGGGCGCAATGGGCACGCAACCTCGTTCGGGCCCATGTCCGTCGTGATCTCCACCGCCACGCAATACATGAGTCCGGGTGACCTCGATGCCGTGGCGGCCTACCTCAAGTCGCTGCCCGGCGCGCGCGGCGAGGACAAGCCGTTCCGCCCCGATCCCGCCACCGCGCAGCAACTGCACCAGGGCCGCTTCGACGTGCCGGGCGCACGCCAGTACGCGGTGTACTGCATGCCGTGCCATGGCGCCGACGGCAAGGGCTTCGCGCGCGTGTTCCCGCCGCTGGCAGGCAACCCGACCGTGGCCGATCCCGATCCGGCGTCGCTGGTCAACCTGCTGCTCGATGGCGCCGTGACCGCGCGTGTCGGCACCGCCGCCACCGACTACCACATGCCCGGCTATGGCTGGACGCTGGATGACCAGGAACTGGCCAGCGTGCTGACTTTCATCCGGCGCGGCTGGGGCAACCGTGCCGGTCCGGTGACCGAAGCCGACGTGGCCGCGCGGCGCAAGGCGCTGGCGGCACAGCGCTGA
- a CDS encoding NAD(P)-binding protein: MTITRRDFLNGTALTIAAGLAPVQWLHAQQGGAASAGYPPALTGLRGNHDGTYTLAHGLAREGAKYPVVLAREAFDLVVVGGGVSGLAAAWFYRRRFGAARRILILDNHDDFGGHAKRNEFTVRGQRLVTYGGSAEMPPGAASDAAMRELLAGIGLDPARPPAAPPSDPYAALGMGRAVFFDAEHFGRDQWLGGDPFGELADARNGLRAQGPDAAALQRFLEQAPLPAADRAALARLAAGTTDYLPGLDNAARAAALRTMRYAAFLRDKAGLGLPALRFLRSRSNDAYALDADGISVADAIAIGLPAGANMPAPAPNPRLGKSPASRLWFPDGNASLARLLVHSLIPGVASIAVPAEVATAAFDYNRLDRDGAPVRLRLNSTAIAVEPDGNITRVTYGWGGNLHRVEARHVVLAGYNMMIPYLLPSLPAAQKAVLRDEAKAPLVYTKVALDNWQAFAALRARRIHAPAMTYTDLWLEPPAGPRPSDPAVLHMLYVPTVPDSGMRARDRFRAGRAFLLGTPFDALERDIRAQLDRMLGQAGFSASKVIRGITVNRWAHGYSYMPDSVAGENVAADAAWPDLAGVGNISIANSDNAGSPSVTAAVSQGKRAVERLPG, encoded by the coding sequence ATGACGATCACGCGCAGAGACTTCCTCAACGGCACCGCGCTGACCATTGCCGCCGGGCTGGCACCGGTGCAATGGCTGCACGCGCAGCAGGGCGGGGCGGCAAGCGCCGGCTATCCGCCGGCCCTGACCGGGCTGCGCGGCAACCATGACGGCACGTATACGCTGGCCCACGGCCTGGCGCGCGAGGGCGCCAAATATCCCGTGGTGCTGGCGCGCGAGGCCTTCGACCTGGTCGTGGTCGGCGGCGGGGTGAGCGGACTGGCGGCGGCATGGTTCTACCGGCGCCGTTTCGGCGCCGCCCGGCGCATCCTGATCCTCGACAATCACGACGACTTCGGCGGCCATGCCAAGCGCAACGAATTCACCGTCCGCGGCCAGCGGCTGGTCACCTATGGCGGCAGCGCCGAGATGCCGCCCGGCGCAGCCAGCGACGCTGCCATGCGCGAGCTGCTGGCCGGCATCGGCCTCGATCCCGCGCGCCCGCCGGCTGCACCGCCGTCCGACCCATATGCCGCGCTGGGCATGGGCCGCGCCGTGTTCTTCGATGCCGAGCATTTCGGCCGCGACCAGTGGCTCGGCGGCGATCCGTTCGGCGAACTGGCCGATGCGCGCAATGGCCTGCGCGCGCAGGGGCCCGATGCCGCTGCCTTGCAACGCTTCCTCGAGCAGGCGCCGCTACCCGCGGCGGATCGCGCCGCGCTGGCCCGCCTGGCGGCCGGCACCACCGACTACCTGCCCGGCCTCGACAACGCCGCACGCGCCGCGGCGCTGCGCACCATGCGCTACGCCGCCTTCCTGCGCGACAAGGCCGGCCTCGGCCTGCCGGCGCTGCGCTTCCTGCGCAGCCGCAGCAACGATGCCTATGCGCTCGATGCCGACGGCATCTCGGTCGCCGATGCCATCGCCATCGGACTGCCCGCCGGCGCCAACATGCCCGCGCCGGCGCCGAACCCCCGGCTGGGCAAGTCGCCGGCCTCGCGCCTGTGGTTCCCGGATGGCAATGCCTCGCTGGCACGGCTGCTGGTGCATAGCCTGATTCCGGGCGTGGCGTCGATTGCCGTGCCGGCAGAGGTGGCCACTGCCGCCTTCGACTACAACCGGCTGGACCGCGACGGCGCGCCGGTGCGGCTGCGGCTGAACAGCACCGCGATTGCGGTCGAGCCCGATGGCAACATCACGCGCGTGACCTACGGCTGGGGCGGCAACCTGCACCGTGTCGAAGCGCGCCACGTGGTGCTGGCCGGCTACAACATGATGATCCCGTATCTGTTGCCGTCGCTGCCGGCCGCACAGAAGGCGGTGCTGCGCGACGAGGCCAAGGCCCCGCTGGTCTACACCAAGGTGGCGCTCGACAACTGGCAGGCCTTCGCCGCGCTGCGCGCGCGGCGCATCCACGCGCCGGCCATGACGTACACCGACCTGTGGCTGGAGCCGCCCGCTGGCCCCCGTCCGTCCGACCCGGCAGTGCTGCACATGCTTTATGTGCCAACCGTGCCCGACAGCGGCATGCGCGCGCGCGACCGCTTCCGCGCTGGCCGCGCCTTCCTCTTGGGAACCCCGTTCGATGCGCTCGAGCGCGACATCCGCGCGCAGCTGGACCGGATGCTGGGGCAGGCCGGCTTCAGCGCCAGCAAGGTGATCCGCGGCATCACGGTGAACCGCTGGGCGCACGGCTACAGCTATATGCCGGACAGCGTGGCAGGCGAGAACGTGGCTGCCGACGCGGCCTGGCCGGACCTGGCCGGGGTCGGCAACATCAGCATTGCCAACAGCGACAATGCCGGCAGCCCGTCGGTGACGGCGGCGGTCAGCCAGGGCAAGCGGGCGGTGGAGCGGTTGCCGGGCTAG
- a CDS encoding acyltransferase: protein MPRGRLAWVTGIVSWILLVASTLFWCLLLFPLALLKLVLPFAAVRRRIDPVLNGIATAWISWNTGWFARIQQAPWDIQGNTGLRYADWYLVNCNHQSWADIFVLQRSLNRRIPLLKFFLKQQLIYVPVIGLAWWALDFPFMKRHGKAELRRNPALRRQDQETARRACEKFSLVPTSVMVFAEGTRFSEAKRVAQASPYRHLLKPKAGGLAVALNAMGTRFRSMIDVTIAYPDGVPSFWDLACGRAGMVVVRMHQLPVPPAFCEADYATDKAFRTEFHHWLAHQWQSKDDEIDALTARRAD from the coding sequence TTGCCGCGCGGCCGTCTTGCATGGGTCACCGGCATCGTCAGCTGGATCCTGCTGGTTGCCAGCACCCTGTTCTGGTGCCTGCTGCTATTCCCGCTGGCGCTGCTGAAGCTGGTGCTGCCGTTCGCCGCGGTCCGCCGGCGCATCGATCCGGTACTCAACGGTATTGCCACGGCGTGGATTTCCTGGAATACCGGCTGGTTCGCGCGCATCCAGCAGGCGCCGTGGGATATCCAGGGCAATACCGGGCTGCGCTACGCGGACTGGTACCTGGTCAACTGCAACCATCAGTCGTGGGCCGATATCTTTGTGCTGCAGCGCTCGCTGAACCGGCGCATCCCGCTGCTGAAATTCTTCCTGAAGCAGCAGCTGATCTATGTGCCGGTGATCGGGCTGGCGTGGTGGGCGCTGGACTTTCCGTTCATGAAGCGCCATGGCAAGGCGGAACTGCGCCGCAATCCGGCGCTGCGGCGCCAGGACCAGGAAACGGCGCGGCGCGCATGCGAGAAATTCTCGCTGGTGCCAACCAGCGTGATGGTGTTTGCCGAGGGCACGCGCTTCAGCGAGGCCAAGCGCGTCGCGCAGGCGTCGCCGTACCGTCACCTGCTCAAGCCCAAGGCGGGCGGGCTGGCGGTGGCGCTGAATGCAATGGGAACGCGCTTTCGCTCGATGATCGACGTGACCATCGCCTATCCAGACGGCGTGCCAAGCTTCTGGGACCTTGCTTGCGGCCGCGCCGGCATGGTGGTGGTGCGCATGCACCAGTTGCCGGTGCCACCGGCATTCTGCGAGGCCGACTACGCCACCGACAAGGCGTTCCGCACGGAATTCCACCACTGGCTGGCGCATCAGTGGCAGTCCAAGGACGACGAGATCGACGCCCTGACGGCCCGGCGCGCCGACTGA